The genomic stretch CTGATTGATTCGCCTGAAACGTTCCTGAGACGCTCGTCCACCACCGGCTACGACACGGAGGACGCAGTGCAACTCAACCGCCCTCGGTCCTGGATCGTCGCGGCGGCCGCCGCCGCGATGGTCGTCCTCGCCTTACTCACCGCCCCCACCGCGCAGGCCGCGCCCGGCTGCCGCGTGGAGTACACGGTGACCAACCAATGGTCGAATGGTTTCGGCACGAATGTTAGCGTTACCAATCTCGGGGATCCGCTCACCAGCTGGCGGCTGACCTGGTCGTTCACCGCCGGGCAGACGATCACGCAGCTGTGGAACGGCACCGTCTCGCAGTCCGGGGCCCAGGTCGCCGTCTCCAACGCCGGCTACAACGGCTCGCTCGCCACCGGGGCGAGCACGTCGTTCGGCTTCAACGGCACGTGGAACGGCTCCGCCAACCCGGTGCCGGCGGACTTCGCGCTCAACGGCACCGCCTGCACCGGCGGCAGCACGCCGACCGCGACGCCGACGGTCACGCCCACGGGCGGCACCGGCACGCTGCCGAGCAGCTTCCGCTGGAGCTCCACCGGCGCGCTGATCGGCCCCAAGCCCGACGCCTCCCACGCCAACATCGCGGCGGTCAAGGACCCGTCGGTCGTCTACCACAACGGCCGCTGGCACGTCTTCGCCAGCACCGCCAGCAGCGCCGGCTACAACCTGGTCTACATGAACTTCACCGACTGGGGCCAGGCCGGTGCCGCGCAGCACCACTATCTGGACCAGAGCGCGATCGGCACCGGTTATCGGGCCGCGCCGCAGGTGTTCTACTTCGCGCCGCAGAACAGGTGGTACCTGGTCTACCAGACGGGCAACGCGTCGTACTCGACCACGACCGACATCTCCAACCCGCGGTCCTGGAGCGCGCCGCAGCACTTCTACTCGAGCATGCCGGACATCATCCGGCAGAACATCGGCTCCGGTTACTGGGTCGACATGTGGGTCATCTGCGACACCGCCAAGTGCTACCTGTTCTCCTCCGACGACAACGGTCACCTCTACCGCTCGGAGACGACGGTGGCGAACTTCCCCAACGGCTTCACCAACACGCAGATCGTCCTGCAGGACTCCAACAAGTACCGGCTGTGGGAGGCCAGCAACATCTACAAGGTCAAGGGCACGAACCAGTACCTGCTGCTGGTGGAGGCCATCGGCTCCGACGGCAAGCGGTATTTCCGCTCCTGGACCTCGACCAGCATCGGCGGCACGTGGACGCCGCTGGCCGACACCGAGAGCAACCCGTTCGCCCGCTCGAACAACGTCACCTTCACCGGCACGGCATGGACCAGGGACATCAGCCACGGCGAGATGATCCGCGACAGCAACGACCAGACGCTGACCATCAGCCCGTGCCAGATGCGCTACCTCTACCAGGGCATGGATCCGAACGCGAGCGGCGAGTACAACGCGTTGCCGTGGAGGCTGGCGCTGCTCACGCAGACGAACTCCACCTGCTGAGAGGTCATCGCCCGCCCCGATCTCGATGCCGAGGCCGAGGCGGGTGATGCGGGCTAGATCGTGAGCGTGGTGCGCGGCACCGGAACGAAGGTCGCCTCGCGCAGTTCCAGGAGTCCCTTCCCGGAACGGACCTGCGGGGAGACGTAGACCGGCACGTCCGTGGGGAAGGGCAGCAGGCGCAGCTCGACCGCGCCGTGTTCGAGGAGGTCGCGGCGGAAGCGGCGCAGGCCGATCTCCCAGGGCTCGCCGTGCCAGAACTGGTCGGCGATCAGGCGGCCGCCGATGAAGGCGCGGCCGACGTCGCCGGTCCAGTCGAGGCGCAGCAGCACCTCGTCGTCGCCGTCGAGGAGGTCGGCGGGGACGGTGACGCGGTAGACGGCGGCCGCGTCGAAGTCCGCGTCGGCGGGCGCCGAGGCGCGGCCGGACTTCGCGTCGATGACGGTCCGCCTGGGCGGCCCGGCCGCGGCCACCTGCTCGGCGACGGCCGCGACCGGTCCCGCGTCCGGAACGGGCAGCTCGATGACGCCGAAGACGCCCTCGGTCGCGGCATGCGGCGAGTCGTCGGCCGCTGTCAGGGCGGGGAAGACACGGAGCCTGTCACCGGCCTGCCCACCGCCGTCCGGCACGTGCCCGCACTCGCCGCCGCCGTACAGCACCAGCCGGTCGCCGTCCACGACGGCGGGCCGGGGGCTGAGGATCAGCCGGTCGGCGCCCCAGGCCTGGGCGCGGGTGGCGGTGAGCGCGCTCTCCTCGTCCAGCACCAGCACGTGCGCCACGGATCCGTCGGCGGCGGTGACGCGCAGCAGGCAGCGGGGGCCAGGGTGCAGGCCGCTCACCACGACGTCGTGACCGTCCCGCGTCACGATCACCGGCTCGCCACCGTGGTCGCCGGCCCCCGGGCCGTCGATCGCCGCGACGGTGGCGCCGTCGAAGGCCAGCTCGACCGGGATTCCCGCGACCTGCGCGAGCACCACGACCGGCCCCGCCAGCGTGCAGACGGGCTGGGCGGAGGCGGTCAGCAACGTGCTCGCGCCCACCGGGCGGGCGAGCGGCCAGACAAAATACACGCC from Nonomuraea polychroma encodes the following:
- a CDS encoding non-reducing end alpha-L-arabinofuranosidase family hydrolase, which translates into the protein MQLNRPRSWIVAAAAAAMVVLALLTAPTAQAAPGCRVEYTVTNQWSNGFGTNVSVTNLGDPLTSWRLTWSFTAGQTITQLWNGTVSQSGAQVAVSNAGYNGSLATGASTSFGFNGTWNGSANPVPADFALNGTACTGGSTPTATPTVTPTGGTGTLPSSFRWSSTGALIGPKPDASHANIAAVKDPSVVYHNGRWHVFASTASSAGYNLVYMNFTDWGQAGAAQHHYLDQSAIGTGYRAAPQVFYFAPQNRWYLVYQTGNASYSTTTDISNPRSWSAPQHFYSSMPDIIRQNIGSGYWVDMWVICDTAKCYLFSSDDNGHLYRSETTVANFPNGFTNTQIVLQDSNKYRLWEASNIYKVKGTNQYLLLVEAIGSDGKRYFRSWTSTSIGGTWTPLADTESNPFARSNNVTFTGTAWTRDISHGEMIRDSNDQTLTISPCQMRYLYQGMDPNASGEYNALPWRLALLTQTNSTC